One Methanolobus sp. WCC4 DNA segment encodes these proteins:
- a CDS encoding chemotaxis protein CheA, with protein sequence MSEYKEIFKAESEEHLQQLNDSLLGLEQNPNDLEYINTMFRSAHTLKGMSATMGFNTIAELTHEMENLMDMVRKSQVAVSNGLIDILFECLDTLEALVETVDNNDQLDISTLQATLAKAMEGNLPANNAAVNVTENVNNIENDTGEETIPEEEISPEIGIELSDIEKQAIQCAAAEGNRVVSLKVVLDDSCVLKSARSTLVLINITKMGEIIKCEPSEEELEDEKFDLDFTVIFATKTGDEEIVATLKKISEIKDIIPTTIADENSASEDAEEDAAEKETESKNDNEPQQKNASTVKRSDAVKSIQSVRVNIERLDNLMNLVGELIINKIRLNQLASDLNAKDLDESLANLDRLTNEIQTEVMESRMVPIDQIFSRFPRMVRDLAKSEGKQINLIIEGKEIELDRTVLDEIGDPLVHLLRNAVDHGIEPEEERKKLGKPVAGLVRLAASRQRNSVLIEVEDDGKGMEPGHLRDVAVKKGIMTREEVDKLSDTDALNIIFMPGFSGAKVVTDVSGRGVGMDAVKTKIEALGGTVKITSVPGQGSIMRLQLPLTVAIIQSLMVTVSDETYAIPLGNVIRDVGIKASDIKSIEGKEVIMLRGEVLPLLRLHDVLDCPAEQEDKENLIVVVVEKMGNNIGFVVDDLLGQQEVIIKTLDNKILKNTRGFAGATILGDGSVALILDIATLI encoded by the coding sequence ATGTCAGAATACAAAGAAATATTTAAAGCAGAATCAGAAGAACATCTTCAACAACTTAATGATTCTTTACTGGGGCTTGAACAGAATCCCAATGATCTGGAATACATCAATACCATGTTCCGTTCAGCTCATACATTGAAGGGAATGTCAGCAACAATGGGTTTTAACACCATTGCAGAGCTGACCCATGAAATGGAGAATCTGATGGATATGGTGAGGAAATCACAGGTAGCTGTGAGCAACGGACTCATTGACATTCTTTTCGAGTGTCTCGACACGCTTGAAGCTCTTGTGGAAACAGTTGACAACAATGATCAACTGGACATCAGCACCCTTCAGGCTACGCTTGCAAAAGCAATGGAGGGAAACCTGCCTGCAAATAATGCAGCAGTGAATGTCACTGAAAACGTGAATAACATAGAGAATGATACTGGAGAAGAAACGATACCTGAAGAGGAAATATCTCCCGAGATAGGTATTGAACTATCAGATATTGAAAAACAGGCGATCCAATGCGCTGCTGCCGAAGGTAACAGGGTTGTTTCTTTAAAGGTCGTTCTTGATGATTCCTGCGTCCTCAAGTCAGCCAGGTCCACACTTGTACTTATCAACATCACAAAGATGGGAGAGATCATAAAGTGCGAGCCCAGCGAAGAAGAGCTGGAGGATGAGAAATTCGATCTTGATTTCACAGTTATATTTGCTACGAAGACCGGAGATGAAGAGATAGTTGCAACCCTGAAGAAGATATCCGAGATCAAAGATATCATTCCGACAACTATAGCTGATGAAAACTCCGCTTCTGAAGATGCAGAAGAAGATGCTGCTGAGAAAGAGACAGAGAGTAAGAATGACAATGAACCACAGCAGAAGAATGCTTCCACGGTTAAAAGATCGGACGCAGTAAAAAGCATACAGAGTGTCAGGGTCAATATTGAAAGACTTGATAATCTGATGAATCTCGTGGGAGAACTTATCATTAACAAGATCAGGCTGAACCAGCTTGCTTCCGATCTTAATGCCAAGGATCTCGATGAATCACTTGCAAACCTTGACCGTCTTACAAATGAGATACAGACCGAGGTCATGGAATCAAGGATGGTCCCTATAGACCAGATATTCAGCAGATTCCCGAGAATGGTAAGGGATCTGGCCAAATCCGAAGGGAAGCAGATCAATCTGATCATTGAAGGAAAAGAGATCGAACTTGACAGAACGGTCCTCGATGAGATAGGAGACCCGCTCGTCCACCTGCTTCGTAATGCGGTCGATCACGGTATTGAACCTGAGGAAGAGCGTAAGAAGCTTGGAAAACCTGTTGCAGGTCTTGTCAGACTGGCTGCCTCACGTCAGAGGAACAGTGTCCTTATTGAAGTAGAAGATGACGGAAAGGGAATGGAACCCGGACATCTGAGAGATGTGGCTGTCAAGAAAGGGATTATGACCAGGGAGGAAGTGGACAAGCTCTCTGATACAGATGCCCTTAACATTATTTTCATGCCTGGATTCAGCGGGGCCAAAGTGGTCACTGACGTATCCGGAAGAGGCGTGGGAATGGACGCTGTCAAGACAAAGATAGAAGCCCTTGGCGGAACTGTGAAGATTACTTCAGTACCCGGACAGGGTAGTATCATGAGATTACAGCTTCCTTTGACAGTAGCTATCATCCAGTCCCTGATGGTCACTGTTTCCGATGAGACATATGCCATTCCACTTGGTAATGTTATCCGCGATGTAGGGATCAAGGCCAGTGACATAAAAAGCATAGAAGGAAAAGAAGTGATCATGCTGAGAGGCGAGGTGTTGCCACTCCTCAGACTGCATGATGTACTTGACTGTCCGGCCGAACAGGAAGACAAAGAGAACCTGATAGTTGTTGTTGTCGAAAAGATGGGAAACAACATAGGATTTGTTGTTGACGACCTTCTTGGACAGCAGGAAGTAATAATCAAAACACTTGACAATAAAATTTTGAAGAATACCAGGGGATTTGCAGGTGCAACCATTCTGGGAGATGGTAGTGTCGCACTTATCCTGGACATTGCTACATTGATCTAA
- a CDS encoding chemotaxis protein CheC has translation MAEMDEMTKGAFQEAGNIGMGHLATSLSKMVNRDVKIDIPTVEMMSLEEIITKSNEEGRNKSVVGIHLHMTGDVTGGTLILLPKFSALSFSDLLMKKSIGSTNKIEEPQIRKLREMGLNLCSSYMRVVNEFLGINLKIGDPNIEVNLEGVGDFIRQEIGDLADEFIVVKGECLIPSTNSKNEFNMLFEPGASDIIMAAVMKKMMG, from the coding sequence ATGGCAGAAATGGACGAAATGACAAAGGGAGCATTTCAGGAAGCAGGAAATATTGGAATGGGCCATCTGGCCACCTCACTTTCAAAAATGGTGAACAGGGACGTTAAGATCGACATCCCTACTGTTGAAATGATGAGTCTGGAAGAGATAATCACAAAGAGTAATGAAGAAGGCAGGAACAAGAGCGTCGTAGGTATACATCTGCATATGACAGGTGATGTTACCGGTGGGACCCTTATACTGCTTCCTAAATTCTCAGCACTTTCATTTTCAGACCTGCTTATGAAAAAATCCATAGGCTCTACAAACAAGATAGAAGAACCACAGATAAGAAAACTTCGTGAGATGGGACTTAACCTCTGTAGTTCCTACATGCGTGTTGTAAATGAGTTCTTAGGAATAAACCTCAAGATAGGTGACCCGAACATCGAGGTGAACCTGGAAGGAGTAGGTGACTTCATTAGGCAGGAGATCGGTGACCTTGCTGATGAGTTCATAGTTGTGAAAGGAGAATGCCTGATACCTTCCACAAATTCAAAGAATGAATTCAACATGCTCTTCGAACCAGGTGCATCAGACATTATCATGGCAGCTGTTATGAAAAAGATGATGGGATAA